GACCTGATCGGTGACATCGATCCGATCAAAGCGGCAACGCATAAATTACATTATGCGGATGAACGCGTCATGCATTTTGGCGTCATTCCCCGCAGTAATCGCGGTATTTTTGCGATCAACGAATTGCCCGATCTGCAGCCGCGAATTCAAGTGAGTCTTTTCAATATCCTGGAAGAAAAAGATTTTCAAATTCGTGGATTCAATATCCGTATTCCTCTCGATATTTTAGTTGTGTTCTCGGCCAATCCTGAAGATTATACCAATCGCGGCAGCATCATCACGCCGCTCAAAGACCGGATCGATTCTCAGATCCTGACGCATTATCCTTTGCGAATTGAAGATGGAATGAGAATTACCGAACAGGAAGCCTGGCAGGAACGTGATAATCCGTCGATACCGGTTCCTTCGTATTTTAAAGAAATTATCGAAAATATTGCTTTCCAGGCCCGTGCAAGCGAATTTATCGATCAAAAATCAGGCGTCAGTGCGCGGCTGACGATTTCTTGTCTTGAAAATCTTATCAGCGCCGCCGAAAAACGTGCAGTCGTTCTCAATGAAAAAAATCCATTTCCGCGTATTTGCGACTTGTATCATCTCGTTCCATCGATCACGGGGAAAGTTGAACTTGTGTACGAAGGTGAACAGCAAGGCGTGGCGCAAGTGGCTCACGTATTGATTGGTCGGGCGGTCAAAGCGGTTTTTAAAAATTACTTTCCTGATCCGCTTTCCAAAAAAGACATGAACGTGTATCAGCAAATTCTGGCGTGGTTTACCGGAAATCGGCTCGACGTCTCCAATGACATGCCTTTCCAGGAATATTTTGATCATTTGACACGCGTGCCGACCTTAAAAGAAGTCGCTTTGAAGTACATGAAAATTGACGAAACGGATAAACCGGCGCTGGCATCGGCGATGGAATTTGTGCTGGAAGGTTTACATCAGAATTCGTCGCTCAGCAAAGATCAACTTGATGCACGCGTGTCATACAAAGACATGGTTGGAAGTATGCTTGGAAAAATAAATTGGGATAAGGAAGAATAACGTCCACGATCACGTGAAATCACGTGTATATTTCTAAGCAAGCGTATTTCGTTTTCATACAATTTTACAGCAACTCCACTCTTTATTCTGTCGTAGAACTATCATTCCTTAATTGTATCAAAATTACATGGAGGTATGCGATGAAAAGCTGGCCGAACAGAAATTTTCTGGAAATTATTTTTATGCTTATAATTACCGGTTCTTCGCTTTATGCACAACACGAACATAAAGATTCAAAAAAGGCAAACAACGAGGCTTTTGAATCGATCAAAGGGTTGACCGGCAAATGGAAAGGCGCTGTCAAATGGACTGGCGCTAATCCCAGAGACGGCGGGATCTTCGATGTGGAATATTATTTGACCGGTAACGGTACTTCGATAGTGGAAAATTTAATTTCAGACGGGACCATCACCATGACGAGCGTCTACCACATGGATGGATCCGATCTGCGGATGACGCATTTCTGCGGCGCCAACAATCATCCGCGATTGAAAGCCGATCCATTCAATAAGAATGAAAAATCGGTTGATTTTCAATTCATAGACATTACCAATTTATCCTCTCCTGAAGCCGGACACGTACATCATGTGAAATTAACTTTTAATGATGCGGATCACGCGGTACTTGTTTTTACCTTTATAAGGTCGGGCGCCGAAAGTTATGAAAACATTACTATGACACGTGTGAAAGGGAGTTGATCCTGATATTTTCGTTGAAATTTTAATTTTGTGAACTTATTCTTTTATATAACAGGTTAGAATCAAATGCAACTTGCGGCAATGAATGACGTTAAAACGTTACATTCAAAATTAAAATTTTAACCGAAAAGGATTTATGAAAACCATCGTGCTTGCTTTCGTGCTATCCACTGCAACTTGTTTTGCGCAAATCCAATACGGTAATAACCCCTCGGCCGGGCATTATGTATCCATCAACGGCATTCAAATGTATTATGAAATTTACGGCAGCGGTGCACCGTTGGTGTTGTTGCACGGGAACGGAGGTTCCATTGCCGGGCACAGCAAACGTATTGAATATTTTTCCAAAGACTATAAAGTCATTGCGATCGATAGCCGGGGCCATGGTAAAACGATCGACACCGTTTCGACGCTGACGTATGAAATGATGGCGAAGGACATTAACGATCTTTTGGATACTTTGCATGTTGATTCAGCGTATATTTGGGGGCAAAGCGATGGAGGCATTCTGGCGTTGCTGCTCGCAATCCATTATCCAGGAAAAGTACGAAAAGCAGCCGGCTATGCGCTCAATCTGCGCCCCGATACGACCGCGGTACTGCCGGAAATTGCATTGTGGGTTGAGGGGATGTTACGAAACACCAGAACCAAGAAGGAAAAGCAAATGATGAGCCTTGTGCAAAATCATCCGCACATTCCTGTCGCCGACTTGCATTCTATTAAAGCTCCGTTTATGGTAATGATGGGGGACCGGGATCTCATTCGTTATGAACATTCGATTGAAATTTTTGAAAACATACCGCAAGGATTTTTATTTGTCATGCCCGGATCGACGCATGCCGGCGTATATGAACACCCGGCTTGGTTCAATATAGTTGTTGGCGATTTTTTTAAAAATCAATTTTCTACTATGACGTCCCTGGAGCTGTTTAAAAAATACTTCCATTGATTTTCCGATAAATATCAACGGATTT
Above is a genomic segment from bacterium containing:
- a CDS encoding sigma 54-interacting transcriptional regulator, whose amino-acid sequence is MAKPSTIGELKQSGYKALSVKDEIRRNLIRKLREKENIFPGIIGYETTVVPELIHALLSKHDLILLGLRGQAKTRILRSLINLLDEEIPVIKDAPLNDHPFNPISRVAKDMVEQHGDQTPIAWLAREERYGEKLATPDVTVADLIGDIDPIKAATHKLHYADERVMHFGVIPRSNRGIFAINELPDLQPRIQVSLFNILEEKDFQIRGFNIRIPLDILVVFSANPEDYTNRGSIITPLKDRIDSQILTHYPLRIEDGMRITEQEAWQERDNPSIPVPSYFKEIIENIAFQARASEFIDQKSGVSARLTISCLENLISAAEKRAVVLNEKNPFPRICDLYHLVPSITGKVELVYEGEQQGVAQVAHVLIGRAVKAVFKNYFPDPLSKKDMNVYQQILAWFTGNRLDVSNDMPFQEYFDHLTRVPTLKEVALKYMKIDETDKPALASAMEFVLEGLHQNSSLSKDQLDARVSYKDMVGSMLGKINWDKEE
- a CDS encoding alpha/beta hydrolase, translating into MKTIVLAFVLSTATCFAQIQYGNNPSAGHYVSINGIQMYYEIYGSGAPLVLLHGNGGSIAGHSKRIEYFSKDYKVIAIDSRGHGKTIDTVSTLTYEMMAKDINDLLDTLHVDSAYIWGQSDGGILALLLAIHYPGKVRKAAGYALNLRPDTTAVLPEIALWVEGMLRNTRTKKEKQMMSLVQNHPHIPVADLHSIKAPFMVMMGDRDLIRYEHSIEIFENIPQGFLFVMPGSTHAGVYEHPAWFNIVVGDFFKNQFSTMTSLELFKKYFH